The region CTCTTCGCCGACGGCACGATCTCAGGGGGCATGCTTCCCAAGATCAGCGGCGCCCTCGACGCAGCCAAGGCCGGTGTGAACGCGGTGCACATCATCGACGGCCGCGTGCCGCACGCGATGCTGCTCGAGATCCTCACCGACCAGGCCTACGGGACCATGATCCGCTCGCACTGAGCCGCCCGCCATGCAAGCCGTGCCCCAGCACCGGACAACCCGCCGGGTGCGGCGCTGGGTGCTTGCAGGTGCGGTCGCGTTGCTCGCGCCCGTGGCGGCCTTCGCGCTGGACCGCGGCGATCCGGCGCCCGATTTCACCTTGCAGGGCCCCGCGGGCACGGTGCGCCTGGCCGACCTGCAAGGCAAGCTGGTCCTGGTCGATTTCTGGGCGTCGTGGTGCGGCCCGTGCAAGCAGTCCTTCCCGTGGATGAACGAGATGCAGGCGCGATACAGGGACAGGGGCCTGCGCATCGTCGGCGTCAATGTGGACAGGAGAGCGACCGACGCCGACAGGTTCCTCGAACGCATTCCCGCCGGCTTCACGCTCGCCTTCGATGCCGCGGGCGAAGTGCCGCGCCAATACGGCGTGAAGGCCATGCCGACCTCGGTGCTGGTCGGCCCCGACGGCCGCGTGCTCGAAATCCATTCGGGGTTCTCGGACGACGAACGCGCGGCACGCGAACAGAAAATCCGCCAGTCGCTGCCGCCCCCATGAAGCACGCGCGCATCGGCATGGCTGCCGCCGTCGTTTGCGCTTGCGCTGTCCTGTCGGGATGCGCAGGCTGGGGCCAGGTGCAGGCATGGGAAAAGGGCGACCTCGCGAGGCCCGGGATGCGTTTCGACGCGGACCCGCTCGATGCGCGCTTCACCCAGCACGTCTACACCAGCAAGGAAGCGGCGAGCGGCGGCGGCGCGGTGGGCGGGGGCGGGTGTGGCTGCAACTGAGCGCGGACGCGTCCTCGCCGCGAGCCTGCTGCTGCCCGGTCTCGCCGCGGTCTCCGCGGTCCGCGCGGAGGAGCCGCCAGAGCAGGCCACCATCGCGCTGAAGTACGGCTGGTACCGCGATGCGCAGCCGGGTTGGGATCGGGTGCGCGTGCACTCGCCGCAGGTCTTCCTCTCGCTCCCGTTCGCGGGCGCCTGGGCGGTCGAAGGGTCGGCGGTGGTCGACAGCGTGTCGGGCGCGACGCCCCGCATGCACACGACGGTCAGCACCGCCACGCCCTACATGAGCGACGTGCGCCGCGCGGCCGACGTGAAGGTGACGCGCTACTTCCACCGCGCCGCGATTTCCGCGGGCATCGCCTATTCGGGCGAGAACGACTATGTCTCGCGCGCGCAAAGCCTGGAGGCGCGCTGGTCCAGCGAGGACAACAACCGCACCTGGACGGTGGGCCTCGGCCATTCGCGCGACCGCATCGACGCCTCCGCGACGGGCGGCAGCGCGATCGGCGAGCACCGGGAAACGCACGAGCTGCTGCTGGGCGCGACGCAAGTTCTCACCGCCCGCGACCTCGTCCAGGTGCAGCTCACACGTTCCCTGGACTCGGGCTACTACAGCGATCCCTACAAACTCTTCGACGACCGGCCCGGCGCGCGCCGCGCGAGCATCGCGTTCTTTCGATGGAACCACTTCGTCGACGGCCCCGATGCCACGCTGCGCACGAGCTGGCGCCATTGGCGCGACAGCTTCGGCATCCGCGCCAGCACGCTGTCGGCCGAGTGGGCGCAGCCCGTGGGCGCATGGACCTTCACGCCGGGCCTGCGGTGGCACATGCAAAGCGCGGCCTCGTTCTATTTCGACCCGGTGGTGAATGCGTCGGGGATCCCCGATTCCCTCGCCACGCGCATCTACGCAGGCAGCCTCACGGGCTACCGTTCCGCAGACCAGCGCCTCGCGGCATTCGGCGCCGTGACGGTGTCGCTGAAGGCGGCTTACGACTTCGGCAACGGCCAGGTGATGGATGCCCGGGTGGACGTATTGCGCCAGGCGGCGCACTACAAGCCGGGCGGCGGCAGCCCGTACCTCGACCCGATGCGCGCGACCTTCGTGCAACTCGGCTGGTCGCGCAAGTTCTAGCGGACCGGCATGCCCGCCTGGCGAGCGCTGCGCTTCGACTTCACCGCCATGGCGTCGCCGTGCGAACTGGTGATCGAAGGCCGGGACGAGCCGGCGATGCGCGCGGCGGCGGCCGCTGCCATCGACGAAGTGCGGCGCATCGAGGCGAAGTACTCGCGCTACCTGCCGGGCAGTGTGCTCTCGCGCATCAACGCCGCCGCCGGCGCGCGGGCGGTGGACATCGATGCGGAAACGTCTTCGCTGCTGGACTTCGCAGGCACGCTCTGGGAGACGAGCGGCGGCCTGTTCGACGCGACGTCCGGCGTGCTGCGCCGGGCCTGGAATTTCGCGCAGGCGCGGCTGCCGCGCGCCGGGGAACTCGATGCCCTGCTGCCCCTCGTCGGCTGGGACCTCGTCGAACGCGGCGCGGCGAGCGTCCGGCTTCCCCTGCCGGGCATGGAGCTCGACTTCGGGGGATTCGGCAAGGAATACGCGGCCGACCGCGCGGCGGGAATCCTTCACGCACGCGGCATGGCGCACGCGCTGGTCAACCTCGGCGGCGACGTGCACGTCGCCGGCCCGCACGGATTGCCGGATGCCGCTGGCCAGCCCTGGCAGGTGGCCATCGCCCGGCCCCGCCCCGGCCCACCCGGCCCGCTCGCGACGATTCCCGTGCTGCGCGGCGGCGTGGCCACCAGCGGCGACTACGAACGCTATTTCGAGCAGGGCGGCCGCCGCTACTGCCACGTGCTCGAACCGCGCACCGGCTGGCCCGTGCAGGGCTGGCAGTCGATTTCCGTGTGGGCGCCCAACACGACGGCGGCAGGCGCACTGTGCACCGTCGCCCTGCTCAAGCAGCAGGAGGCGCTCGACTGGCTGGACGGCCAGGACGCCGGCTACCTCGCGGTGCGTTCGGACGGCGAGGTCTTTCGCCGCGCCGCCGGTACACAATAGGGGCATGAGGCTCTTGCTGGTCGAAGACGACGTGATGGTGGCCAGCGGCATCAAGCTGGGGCTGTCCGATGCCGGCTACGCGGTCGACTGGGTGGGCAGCGGGGAACGCGCCGAGGAGGTGCTGCGCACGGAAGTGTTCGACGGCGCCATCATCGACATCGGCCTGCCGCACATGGACGGCCTCGAGCTCACCAAGCGGCTGCGCCGCCCCGAGATGGCCAGCCGCGCGATGCCGGTGCTGATCCTCACCGCGCGCGACGCGCTGCACGACCGCGTGCAGGGGCTCGACCTCGGCGCGGACGACTACATGATCAAGCCCTTCGAGCTGCCCGAGTTGCTCGCGCGGCTTCGCGCCCTGCTGCGGCGCTCGCAGGCGGCGACCACGGCGGTGCTCACGTTCGGCCCGATCGAGCTCGACACCGCCAACCGCCGCGCGACCGCCATGCGAGCGGGCCAGCACGTGCCGATCGAGCTCGGCCCGCGCGAATGGACGGTGATGGAGTACCTGCTGATGAACGCGCCCAAGCCCGCGAGCAAGGAAAAGCTGCTGCAGGCATTGACCGGTTGGGACAAGGAGATCACCCCCAACGCGGTGGAGGTCTACATCTCCCGCCTGCGCGGCAAGCTCGAGCCGCACGGCGTCGCGCTGCGCTCGATCCGGGGGTTCGGCTACCGGCTCGAGCTGAGCGAGCCCGCCGGGCCGTGATGCCGCGCTTTCGGGCCGGCCGCGCGGCCCGGCCGGTCGACCTGCTGGGCATGACCTCGGGCCTGCGGCGCCGGCTCCTCGTGATGCTGATCGTCCCCTTGTTGCTGCTCGCGCTCGTCAATGCGTGGTTCGATTACCGGTCCGCCGACAACGTCGCCGCGCAGCAGGACCAGGCCCTGCAGGCGCTCGTCCCGCTGCTGGCCGACTCCGTGATCGGCGAGGGCGCGAAGAAGGGCGACCCGGTCCTGCTGCTCGCGCCGGCCGTGGAGGAATTCCTCAAGGGCGCACCCGAACGCGCCTTCGCGATCCTCGATATCGAAGGCAAGGTGCTGCGCGGGGAAGGCTGGCTCGAAGGCCTGCCGCCGGCCAACCCCGACATCGAGTTCCACAGCGAGGAGAACCTCGGCGTCACCTGGCGCATCGTGCGGCAGCGCCAGCAGACGGTGCTCGGCGAGATCGTCGTCGTCCTGGCCGACGGCTCCGATCCGCGACAGCAGTGGGCGCGCTCCGTCCTCTTCAAGGTGCTGCTGCCCAACCTCATCCTGATCGCGGCCGCCGCGTTCGCGGTGCGCTGGGCGGTGGAGCGCGCGCTGCGCCCGCTGCTGGAGCTGCGCGAGGCGGTGGAGCGCCGCTCGCCGCGCGACCTCACGGCGATCGACGAGGGCGCGTCGCCCGAGGAAGTGCGGCCGCTGGTCATCTCGCTCAACCGCCTGTTCGGCCTCGTCAACGCGCAGGCCGAGAGCCAGCGCCGCTTCATCGCGGACGCCGCGCACCAGTTGCGCACGCCGCTCGCGGGCCTGCAGGCGCAGGTCGAGGCCTGGGCGCAGGCGGCGAACGCGGCGCGCGGCGGGCAGGGCACGATCAGCCTGCGCATCGACCAGGTCACCAAGCTGCGCGGCGCGACCCGGCGCACCTCGCAGCTGGCCAACCAGCTGCTCGCGCTGTCGCGCGCGGACGCGCGCAGCATGCAGGCCGAACCGATGCAGCGCGTCGACCTGAAGGGCCTGTGCGAAACGATGTTGGAGGCCTACCTCGACGCCGCGACGGC is a window of Caenimonas aquaedulcis DNA encoding:
- a CDS encoding TlpA family protein disulfide reductase, with amino-acid sequence MQAVPQHRTTRRVRRWVLAGAVALLAPVAAFALDRGDPAPDFTLQGPAGTVRLADLQGKLVLVDFWASWCGPCKQSFPWMNEMQARYRDRGLRIVGVNVDRRATDADRFLERIPAGFTLAFDAAGEVPRQYGVKAMPTSVLVGPDGRVLEIHSGFSDDERAAREQKIRQSLPPP
- a CDS encoding DUF4266 domain-containing protein, whose translation is MKHARIGMAAAVVCACAVLSGCAGWGQVQAWEKGDLARPGMRFDADPLDARFTQHVYTSKEAASGGGAVGGGGCGCN
- a CDS encoding FAD:protein FMN transferase, whose protein sequence is MPAWRALRFDFTAMASPCELVIEGRDEPAMRAAAAAAIDEVRRIEAKYSRYLPGSVLSRINAAAGARAVDIDAETSSLLDFAGTLWETSGGLFDATSGVLRRAWNFAQARLPRAGELDALLPLVGWDLVERGAASVRLPLPGMELDFGGFGKEYAADRAAGILHARGMAHALVNLGGDVHVAGPHGLPDAAGQPWQVAIARPRPGPPGPLATIPVLRGGVATSGDYERYFEQGGRRYCHVLEPRTGWPVQGWQSISVWAPNTTAAGALCTVALLKQQEALDWLDGQDAGYLAVRSDGEVFRRAAGTQ
- a CDS encoding DUF3570 domain-containing protein; its protein translation is MAATERGRVLAASLLLPGLAAVSAVRAEEPPEQATIALKYGWYRDAQPGWDRVRVHSPQVFLSLPFAGAWAVEGSAVVDSVSGATPRMHTTVSTATPYMSDVRRAADVKVTRYFHRAAISAGIAYSGENDYVSRAQSLEARWSSEDNNRTWTVGLGHSRDRIDASATGGSAIGEHRETHELLLGATQVLTARDLVQVQLTRSLDSGYYSDPYKLFDDRPGARRASIAFFRWNHFVDGPDATLRTSWRHWRDSFGIRASTLSAEWAQPVGAWTFTPGLRWHMQSAASFYFDPVVNASGIPDSLATRIYAGSLTGYRSADQRLAAFGAVTVSLKAAYDFGNGQVMDARVDVLRQAAHYKPGGGSPYLDPMRATFVQLGWSRKF
- a CDS encoding ATP-binding protein produces the protein MTSGLRRRLLVMLIVPLLLLALVNAWFDYRSADNVAAQQDQALQALVPLLADSVIGEGAKKGDPVLLLAPAVEEFLKGAPERAFAILDIEGKVLRGEGWLEGLPPANPDIEFHSEENLGVTWRIVRQRQQTVLGEIVVVLADGSDPRQQWARSVLFKVLLPNLILIAAAAFAVRWAVERALRPLLELREAVERRSPRDLTAIDEGASPEEVRPLVISLNRLFGLVNAQAESQRRFIADAAHQLRTPLAGLQAQVEAWAQAANAARGGQGTISLRIDQVTKLRGATRRTSQLANQLLALSRADARSMQAEPMQRVDLKGLCETMLEAYLDAATAKRIDLGLDAQPAQVMGHEWLLRELLSNLVDNAVKYTGEGGTITIRCGMRGAAAYLEVEDDGPGVAPPERQRVLERFYRVKGTQGEGNGLGLAIADEIARAHHAQIALQPGLGERGLRVTLLFAGPAG
- a CDS encoding response regulator, which encodes MRLLLVEDDVMVASGIKLGLSDAGYAVDWVGSGERAEEVLRTEVFDGAIIDIGLPHMDGLELTKRLRRPEMASRAMPVLILTARDALHDRVQGLDLGADDYMIKPFELPELLARLRALLRRSQAATTAVLTFGPIELDTANRRATAMRAGQHVPIELGPREWTVMEYLLMNAPKPASKEKLLQALTGWDKEITPNAVEVYISRLRGKLEPHGVALRSIRGFGYRLELSEPAGP